ACCAAAGGCGGACTGCCTCTTTTGGCCAAGCCCGGTGATTGTGATCGCAAGGGCTTGAACTCTCTGGCCGGGCAGTTTCCAAAACCCGAGGACAAGAGGGCCGACGGAGTGGGATGGAAATACCCTCATCTTGATGCAGGCCCGGGTTTGCTGAATCTGGCCTTTAAGGCCATTGAGACCGGAGACCCTTATCCGGTCAAAGCCTATATTGTTCACCGCCATGACCCTATGATGGCCCTGCCTGATCCTGAAGCCATGAAAAAGATTTTTGCCAACCTGGATCTCATGGTCTCAATTACTTTTTCGTGGTCCACCACGGCCTGGAATTCCGATGTGGTCCTGCCCATGTCGCCCTATCTTGAAAGGGAGAGCATCATGGCCTGTAAGAATGGTCTTAAGCCCTTCTTTTTCGTACGCAAAAGGGCAATGGAACCATCCCTGGATACCAAGGCCGACTGGGAAATCCTGACCGGGATCGCCAAAAAGATGGGCATAGATAAACTGGCTTTTGATTCGATTGAAGATATCTGGAAATTCCAATTGGAAGGCACTGGAGTAAGCCCAGAAGATTTTGATGCCACCGGAATGGTCGGACTTACGGACAAGCCCATTTACTTTGACCGGGATAATCTCAAATTCAAGACCCCTTCAGGCAAGATTGAGATTATTTCCGCCAAATGGGAGGAAAATGGCATTCCATCTCTGAAGCCTTATGAGGATAAGCCGGTCCCTGAGGAAGGAAAGTTCCGGATCGCCTTTGGCAGATGTGGAGTCCACACCCAGGGTCATACCATGAATAATCCGATCTTGCATGAGCAGATGCCGGAAAATGTGGTCTGGATCAACAAGGACAAGGCTCAGGAGCTGGGTATTCAAAATGGGGATACAGTTGTGGTGTCCGGTACAAACGGCTATTCTGGAAAGACCAGGGCCTTTGTGACGGAGTTCATTCATCCTGAAGCCGCCTTCATGGTCCATGGCTTTAATAGCGGTGTACCTGCTGAAACCAGGGCCAGGGAAAAAGGAGTGGCCGACCACAGACTCATGGTGGGAGGACTGGAGAAGTGGAGCAAAGCTGGAGGAGGCCTTTCTCTGCAGGAACATTTTGTGACAATTGAAAAGGTCTGACAGGACAGGAACGAAAATAAAACTTAATAAGAGCAGACAGCCAGCATGCCATGCTGATCAAAAAGGCCGGTCAGATTGTTGACCGGCCTTTGCTTTTGGTTTCAGGATCCCTGGGATTAAAAGAGATCAATGGTCAATAGTCATGTTTCCAGAAAATGCCGATGCCTCCTTCACTGTCCGAGTCAACATTGCTTTCCAGACTGATGCGCGGGGAAAGTTCCACTTCCACTGATACGGAATCAGTCCCAGGTGCAGTTCCTTTTTTTACCTGGACATAGACCCTTTCATGGACATATTTTCCCAGGCCGAACTGGGTATAGCCCTCTTCCGGGTCCCTGGTGATGTCGATGTCATCCACTCCAATGATAGTCCTGACTTCGCCCATCAGGTCCGGACCGGTCTGGCCCAGGGCTAGAACCCTGGCTGCATTGGCCAGCTGGATGGCCTGAAAAGGAGTCAGGGTACTGAGGTCTCTGCCAAACAGTGTCCAGGCCAGGATTTCATCCTGGGGCATTGGGGGATCTGAGGAGAGCAGGAGTTCGGGATTAAGGGCCGGCCCGAACACCCGGACATTGATGATCCGGTCCCGTTGCCGGTATTCAGCGCTGATGTCAATATTGGGATCCGGCGGAAAAGAACCGTCGAGGTTGACATAGGATTCCCGGACCAGATTGAACCGGCGGTCCAGGAGCATGAGCCTGCCCCGGACAACATTCAGGCTGCCCCGGACGGATGGAGAAGAGGTCTGACCGGTGATCCTCAGATTGCCTTCCCATTCAGAATCCAGGCCCCGTCCCCGGACAAATACTCTGGAAGGAAAGATCAGGTCCAGGTCCAGGCTGATGGGATAGCCAGGCTGAACTGCACTCCTGGTAACAGGGTGTTCCTGGTCAGGAAGATTGATTTCAGTCACGTCCAGATCCACCACCCCCGGAGGGGCCTGGTCTGGCAGGGAAGCTTCCACACTGCTGAAAACGATCCTTCCGGCCAGGTCGGCCTCTGACTTGTCCCCGGATATTTTCAGGGCAGCGCTGGACACCGTCACTACAGCCAGGCTGTGGTTGGCAACCCTGGCATTCTCAACGGCCAGTTCCATCTGCCAGGGCATGTTTCCTTCAGGAGCGAACTCCAGGTAGCCGGAACCATTGATCCGTCCGCCTGCACCGTCAGATCCCCTTAGAATGTCCAGGTCGATCCGGTTTTGATGGGTTTCAGCCCGGATGTCCAGGTCGGTCAGGAAGAGTCCGGTATCAATATGCTCAAAGGAGGCACTGGTAATGTTTAGCATACCCTTTAACTCCGGAGCCTGGAGAGAGCCGGCAATGCTCAGGTCGGCTGTTAGTTCTCCGGTCAGGATCTGATCAGGAGGCAAGGCAATGGCAGAGACACTTTCCAGGTCCAGACCGGCTGTAAAGCTGCCGGACAATGGAACAGGCTGGTCCAGACTTAAGCTCAGCGGGACAATTGAAAACGAAACAGGCAGCTCAAGATTAAGCACTGCCAGACTGGCAGGTTCCTGTTCCAGGTCCGCCTGGAGTTGAAGCCGGCCAGATGAGGAAAGAACAGAGGCTGTTAAAATCATTGGGTCAAAATATTCCAGATCAGGCCCGACAGGAGTCAGTCCGTTCAGCTGCAGCCGGGCTTCCAAAGCCGGTTCATCAGATCTTCCAGAGATTTCCAGGTCCATACTGACCGTCCCCTTGATTCTCTCTGAAACGGCCAGTGGAATTTCCCTGGCTGAAACATTATCAAGGTTGAAGTTCATCTGAACCAGATCCTGGTTCAGATGAACACTGGTCCGGAGAGTACCAGAGCCAACTGAGAGCTCCAGCTGGTCAAGGAAAAGAAGATCAGGAGCATACTCAAGGCTTGCAGGCTTGTTAAGCAGGAATTCTTCATAGGCATAGAAGCCGGAAAAAGTATTAAGACTGAGGATGTGCGTCAGGTCCTGCCGAGTGTACTCTCCTTCCAGGACCACCTCAACAGGATGGACAGCCTTACCCTTAAGGTCGCTTTTGAACTGCACATGGTCTGGAGTTCCCAGGATGTCCATTCTGGCTGTTTGCAGAACAGCCCCGGGTGTCCTGACCCCGGACAGTTCCAGGGAACCCTGGAAAGAAGGGCTGGTAAAAGCCTGATCCACCTCTCCAGATATGTTCAATCCGGCCACGGTCAAATCCTGGATGACAAGATCCCGGCCGGACAGATAAGCCTCTACATACTGCTGGCCCGCATGGGGTCGGAGATGGATCCGGGAAGAGATTGAGCCGGAAAGGTCAAGATCAAAAAGTTTCCCCAGTCTGTCCAGTTCATTAAGGTCGGTTTTAATTTCTCCCTGAATGATATTCTGGGCAAAACGGTAATCCATTTCTCCGGCCATGGTCAGGCCGGGACCTGCTGCCCTCAGCTCTTTGACCAGAATTTTTTCGGAATCAACAGCAAAGTCCGAGGTCAGGTTCAGGTGGATGCCGTTCCGGACTACTGCCAGATCAAGATCACCAGTGGGAAGCCCCTGTTCC
This genomic window from Desulfonatronovibrio hydrogenovorans DSM 9292 contains:
- a CDS encoding molybdopterin-dependent oxidoreductase, giving the protein MATKSIFSVCGMCTVRCPIQVDLDGDDLKFIQGNPHSPLKGALCARGAAGPGLLKDSDRIRHPLIREGERGEGKWRKVTWDEAFDYVAERLQAITQEYGAKSILWSDRSGPFADLHKAFVKGMGSVNYCNHDVTCGRNVHHAAQSLMGLGRKGTVYDYKNAKHVILQTRNIFEAINVKEVNDLLDGMAAGTKLTVIDIRATITAGKADRFFQIRPGTDYAFNLAVINELINKNLYDSEYVKKYVDGFDKLKSFVSDYTPEWAEEKTGARARDIRAFVAELGKAAPGVIWHPGWMSARYDDSFYVARTAYIINALLGSIGTKGGLPLLAKPGDCDRKGLNSLAGQFPKPEDKRADGVGWKYPHLDAGPGLLNLAFKAIETGDPYPVKAYIVHRHDPMMALPDPEAMKKIFANLDLMVSITFSWSTTAWNSDVVLPMSPYLERESIMACKNGLKPFFFVRKRAMEPSLDTKADWEILTGIAKKMGIDKLAFDSIEDIWKFQLEGTGVSPEDFDATGMVGLTDKPIYFDRDNLKFKTPSGKIEIISAKWEENGIPSLKPYEDKPVPEEGKFRIAFGRCGVHTQGHTMNNPILHEQMPENVVWINKDKAQELGIQNGDTVVVSGTNGYSGKTRAFVTEFIHPEAAFMVHGFNSGVPAETRAREKGVADHRLMVGGLEKWSKAGGGLSLQEHFVTIEKV
- a CDS encoding translocation/assembly module TamB domain-containing protein, translated to MIRSIRPILIFFATGVALLVTLFCLVLILIQTGPGQKILENTLNRALDREPVQVVVTGISGRIPFDLSVDKIEVKDDQGTWLSISQTRLRWSLWQLLKGSIHIHEAGAAWIDLKRSPSPVEREREPWSPEIPRWTWPLPPLTMERLYLEEILISDSILDEQMSLNLEAELVADSQGFSLAGLELNRTDQPVTLVKLKAALTRDPYYLDLDLHIFDAGTLNSFLDIPGWPHQVELTLAGSGPVDTWEAHLFLDGQDAFHADLGLSLEKEDLYFLTGLGEVYVNPELVPMHGFDLTGNAMKLDFKTGFKSGERIILDRLDITSPAIKLAASADLAISDMELRADLDLELQDINPFLQHTDFTSSQPLVLSAAAKGPATRLAVNTQARLGGISGHGLSLDELDLTSHLSLGHESSLPASLLASLKVRGAELEQYQELPQEFGIDLNLSYTSEKILLADVATLTSQDLNADLQGYFDPETLDYAAELEISVNDVQNFIPGPEDPFFKSHLAAHIEAHGSVQHHSHFAKANISLSELNSNQEIVAVLLGPNPRLNAKISLDEHLDLQILEAEVVAGEFNLDGSGRIGLRTGDLDAEALLDIHGLVNAGLAVGQKISGTASVDFEAHGDLKAPQIYLVAQIPELQWEGINALSAHLRAEAVLEQGLPTGDLDLAVVRNGIHLNLTSDFAVDSEKILVKELRAAGPGLTMAGEMDYRFAQNIIQGEIKTDLNELDRLGKLFDLDLSGSISSRIHLRPHAGQQYVEAYLSGRDLVIQDLTVAGLNISGEVDQAFTSPSFQGSLELSGVRTPGAVLQTARMDILGTPDHVQFKSDLKGKAVHPVEVVLEGEYTRQDLTHILSLNTFSGFYAYEEFLLNKPASLEYAPDLLFLDQLELSVGSGTLRTSVHLNQDLVQMNFNLDNVSAREIPLAVSERIKGTVSMDLEISGRSDEPALEARLQLNGLTPVGPDLEYFDPMILTASVLSSSGRLQLQADLEQEPASLAVLNLELPVSFSIVPLSLSLDQPVPLSGSFTAGLDLESVSAIALPPDQILTGELTADLSIAGSLQAPELKGMLNITSASFEHIDTGLFLTDLDIRAETHQNRIDLDILRGSDGAGGRINGSGYLEFAPEGNMPWQMELAVENARVANHSLAVVTVSSAALKISGDKSEADLAGRIVFSSVEASLPDQAPPGVVDLDVTEINLPDQEHPVTRSAVQPGYPISLDLDLIFPSRVFVRGRGLDSEWEGNLRITGQTSSPSVRGSLNVVRGRLMLLDRRFNLVRESYVNLDGSFPPDPNIDISAEYRQRDRIINVRVFGPALNPELLLSSDPPMPQDEILAWTLFGRDLSTLTPFQAIQLANAARVLALGQTGPDLMGEVRTIIGVDDIDITRDPEEGYTQFGLGKYVHERVYVQVKKGTAPGTDSVSVEVELSPRISLESNVDSDSEGGIGIFWKHDY